The nucleotide sequence aacaataatatagaccTAGTCTATAAACCAAGTGCATAGCAAAACCACAATCTAACCAAAggataaacaagataaagagagtaaaagaaaaaaaataacaacaccaagaaatgttcacccagttcggtccaacaatgacctactctggaggagagattgatctctccaatccactatcaatgagttcttacaaagagatacaaatgggttacaagaaattagcttcaacaagctcacaaagaacaaccctaatttctacccatttttccaatctcaccaatgaacaagacactcatgaTTTTCACTCTCCCAAGGCATTTACAATTATTTcccaactctagaatctaacccccaaaagagaaccaacccttagtctttgatttcactaaggatcttctcttttggtttcacaAGACTCACTAAGTTGCTCACAAAAGACTCTCCAATCATGTGTTTCCCAACCCATGAATCTTCCCCAAAAGGCACCATTTTCCCAAGAGCCCCAtcttttggttctccaagattcacatcttgaagctttgaacctcacccaaagaccctcaacctttagtatctaaaaccctaaaagttccctcctttggtttccatgagattcaccAAGCTTACCCAACAAATGGGTCATGAAGTGCTTAAATAGTGTTCAGAAAAACGCagcatcgtgccacgtttcgagcccatcgtgccacgttggaGCAGGTGATACTACACCTTATCCGtctgaatcgtgtcacgttCCTCCTGAATCGTGCCACACTCCTCctagatcgtgccacgatttttccagtgacAACTCAAACCTGAACCAtccaatcgtgccacgttgcactgcaaacgtgccacgatttttccagactTCACCATCAATTTTGAGTCAATTTTCAACAATAACTATTCTAACATGCAAGTGGCATTGACCATAGTACCACACTAAATCTAAGAGAACGTAAGTACATAATTATTTAGGTTGATGCAAGGCCAAAAATAACCATAgcaaatattgaaaaaaactGAAGTCTCGCATTAAAAAGAGTGACACATTCACCTTACAAGctaattttttaaggataaattagtccaaatataaaaatctaatacGATATCAGAGTCTATCATGAGTCGCTCATCAAATTATCCACGTGCCAAATTCAATAGGGTTGAATGCGAGGGGTGTATTAGgaaaacccaaaaaattattcatctgCCATTTTAATCTTGACCATTTATTGCTTATATCTTGATTATGGAATATGATttaatctgatggttgtgattTATTTCTCTCTCACATTAAGAAAGCCATCTCACTCTCTTGTGTGTGAGTGCATAATATAAGATGCATACACATGTATTTTAGAGTTTAGGCTTGCTTGAAAAGAAAATAGCTAATGAAAAGCTTTTGTCTTTTACTTCCCAAGGCATACATGTGCTGTCCCTATATTCTAAACAGAACCATAAGTCACTTGTTTCTAGTTAACCAGaccatttcatttttataatctcACATTTCTGACTGTTAAAAAggagggagtaataaaaaattgaatgtaacATAACATTAAACCACTTTCTTCTCCTTTTATAAACCATCACAAGTCTCATGCATATGATAGAATCTCTCAATGTCCTCTCATCTCTCAGTACTcacaaaacatcaaaaatttaaCATGGTCTCTCTTGAACCTGAACCTGTTCAAGGTAATAACCTTAGATCTAGTGATGCACCTACTAGCCCTAGAATATCTTTCTCAGCAGAGTTTCTAGATGAAAACAACTTCATCTCTATTAGTCCAAACCCTCTTTACAGAACAGAAAGAGATCAAGAGAAGGAACAacatgaaaaaacaaagaaCACAGATCAGTTTGAGTTTCTTTCAAACATCAACATAAGTGACAAAAACACAGTTTTATCAGCTGATGAACTTTTCTTTGAAGGAAAAATCCTTCCCTTTTGGCAGATGCAACATCTAGAGAAACTCAACAAGATCAAcctcaaagaagaagaagaggaggaagTGATT is from Medicago truncatula cultivar Jemalong A17 chromosome 1, MtrunA17r5.0-ANR, whole genome shotgun sequence and encodes:
- the LOC11420243 gene encoding uncharacterized protein, producing the protein MSSHLSVLTKHQKFNMVSLEPEPVQGNNLRSSDAPTSPRISFSAEFLDENNFISISPNPLYRTERDQEKEQHEKTKNTDQFEFLSNINISDKNTVLSADELFFEGKILPFWQMQHLEKLNKINLKEEEEEEVIEVVVDNKEDNNNSRVNWFVDDDPSPRPPKCTVLWKELLRLKKQRASSLSPSSSSSSSSSNGSSLGDVAAKEGSKNKENQHVKRIKKGLERTRSATIRIRPMINVPICTQMKNSALPPLFPLKKGKILER